The following proteins are co-located in the Desulfoscipio sp. XC116 genome:
- a CDS encoding (Fe-S)-binding protein, which produces MLDYEGYAERLEEEISKSTFRCRNCNYCYSRCPLYNSMEGFMVNGPSGIIQSIYYYLKWDLEGEETNKDIVDILFSCTTCNSCVMACEELSAGIPLLEIIENGRKLLVDKNLAPMPYQRNALKAIYRNGNPYNFNPEDRLNWVGDLKIKRIPEQSSKVLYYVGCSTSYDPDMHNVAKSLVKILSSARIDFGILENETCCGCAANRLGDEFLFDEISQKNAQNFLQCGAKKLVAASPHCYNTFINEYRGLENIEVLHYTQFLHKLATQNSIKFQKSLNYVVTYHDPCYLGKHNGIYEEPRELISAIPGVKLAEMKENRKMSLCCGGGGGRMWAEIKEEKRLANIRVEQALATGADVLAVACPWCHTMLLNAVKDMGQEENLKVMDIAELFSEALEI; this is translated from the coding sequence ATGTTGGATTACGAGGGGTACGCGGAACGGTTGGAAGAAGAGATATCTAAATCTACTTTCAGATGTCGAAACTGCAACTATTGTTACTCGCGATGCCCGCTGTACAATTCGATGGAAGGTTTTATGGTTAATGGGCCTTCGGGGATTATCCAGTCTATTTACTATTACCTGAAATGGGATCTAGAGGGAGAGGAAACTAATAAGGATATAGTGGATATTTTATTTTCATGTACCACTTGCAATTCTTGTGTCATGGCCTGCGAGGAATTAAGTGCGGGCATTCCCTTGCTGGAGATAATAGAAAACGGGCGCAAGCTGCTGGTCGATAAGAATCTTGCCCCCATGCCGTATCAGCGCAACGCTTTAAAAGCTATATACAGAAACGGTAACCCCTACAATTTTAATCCGGAGGACAGGCTGAACTGGGTAGGTGATCTTAAAATTAAGAGAATACCTGAACAAAGTTCGAAGGTTCTGTACTATGTTGGTTGCAGCACATCATACGACCCGGATATGCACAATGTGGCCAAGAGTCTGGTTAAAATACTAAGCAGTGCGCGTATAGATTTCGGAATTCTGGAAAATGAAACATGCTGCGGTTGTGCAGCCAATCGTTTGGGCGATGAATTTCTATTTGATGAAATATCACAAAAAAATGCGCAAAATTTTTTGCAGTGTGGAGCCAAAAAACTTGTAGCTGCTTCGCCTCATTGTTACAACACCTTTATTAATGAGTACCGGGGTCTTGAGAATATTGAGGTGTTGCATTACACTCAATTTCTTCATAAATTGGCAACTCAAAATAGTATTAAGTTTCAAAAATCACTGAATTATGTTGTAACTTATCATGACCCGTGTTATCTGGGTAAGCACAATGGCATTTATGAAGAGCCAAGAGAGTTAATCTCGGCCATTCCGGGGGTCAAGCTGGCAGAAATGAAAGAAAACCGAAAAATGAGCCTCTGCTGTGGTGGCGGAGGAGGCAGAATGTGGGCGGAGATAAAAGAGGAAAAGCGTCTGGCTAATATCCGAGTTGAACAGGCTCTGGCAACAGGCGCTGATGTGCTGGCTGTGGCTTGTCCATGGTGCCATACCATGCTCCTAAATGCTGTTAAGGATATGGGACAAGAGGAAAATCTGAAAGTCATGGATATAGCGGAGCTTTTTAGTGAAGCCCTGGAAATATAA
- a CDS encoding FAD-binding oxidoreductase, whose product MVQSIQAGEIKNDLAKIVGEPYVSDSIFERIKSALDPMPYHVLESNIPHVVVLPNNKEEISEILKYANGKKIPVFVRCSGTQLNGPSRPHTPGIVLNTKRMNSFEIIEEGGYFECEPGVRCKDMADALKTKGYYLPVYPGSQVIASMGGLISNNTSGHLTDPYTGKPGDYVHGLDVVLPTGEIIETGTVGLRRPAGTDLTKFFVGGDGLLGVIVKIRMRLLPLLPRAYGVAVFEDLEALAKGVQRMYLEKRPAPIFMEFMSKTIADIGFQVKGMEPPPGPVLLTVAEGLTVREAEYRVDEQVKSFNKERTIEAYRVTDMDEWDKLWGTREVIGSYIMQVQKGKLITSELSGNLAELVHVIRDAENFNEGLSVLQEMPTLLFGHIGALAIHASYLLPADWDDQKLAKATEELFQREAEINLKYRTCGGEWGQFAKRTPFFIQRYGNISYQLVKRIKALFDPNNILNPGILEGYR is encoded by the coding sequence ATGGTTCAAAGCATTCAGGCCGGGGAAATAAAAAATGACCTTGCCAAAATAGTCGGTGAACCTTATGTTTCGGACAGTATTTTTGAAAGGATAAAAAGTGCTCTTGATCCCATGCCTTATCATGTGTTAGAAAGCAATATCCCTCACGTAGTAGTGTTGCCCAATAATAAAGAAGAAATATCGGAGATACTTAAATATGCTAACGGCAAAAAGATACCTGTATTTGTTAGATGCTCGGGCACCCAGCTTAACGGCCCTTCAAGGCCTCATACACCGGGTATCGTCTTAAATACAAAAAGAATGAATTCATTTGAGATTATTGAAGAAGGCGGATATTTTGAGTGTGAGCCTGGTGTACGCTGCAAGGATATGGCTGACGCATTAAAAACAAAGGGCTACTATCTGCCCGTGTACCCGGGCAGCCAGGTTATTGCCAGTATGGGAGGGCTGATATCCAATAATACCAGCGGGCACCTGACAGACCCGTATACGGGCAAGCCGGGTGATTATGTGCACGGATTGGATGTGGTTCTACCCACGGGTGAAATCATAGAGACGGGCACGGTGGGATTAAGAAGACCGGCCGGTACTGATTTAACCAAATTTTTTGTCGGCGGAGACGGCCTTTTAGGGGTTATTGTTAAGATTAGAATGAGACTGTTGCCGTTACTGCCCAGAGCTTACGGAGTGGCTGTTTTCGAAGATTTAGAGGCGCTTGCCAAGGGAGTTCAGCGGATGTATTTGGAAAAGCGTCCGGCCCCTATATTTATGGAATTCATGTCTAAGACCATTGCCGATATAGGCTTTCAGGTTAAGGGAATGGAACCCCCCCCGGGTCCGGTTCTGTTAACGGTTGCAGAAGGCTTAACGGTACGAGAGGCGGAGTATAGAGTCGATGAACAAGTCAAATCTTTTAATAAGGAACGGACTATAGAAGCTTACCGGGTAACCGATATGGATGAATGGGACAAACTATGGGGCACCCGGGAGGTGATTGGGTCTTACATTATGCAAGTTCAAAAAGGTAAGCTGATTACTTCTGAATTATCGGGCAACCTCGCCGAGCTGGTTCATGTTATACGGGATGCGGAAAATTTTAATGAAGGTCTTTCCGTTCTACAGGAAATGCCCACACTTCTTTTCGGACACATAGGTGCCCTAGCCATCCATGCTTCATATCTGCTTCCGGCGGATTGGGACGATCAAAAGCTTGCCAAAGCAACGGAAGAACTGTTTCAACGTGAAGCAGAAATTAATTTAAAATACCGTACCTGCGGCGGGGAATGGGGGCAATTTGCCAAGAGAACACCTTTCTTTATTCAAAGATATGGTAATATATCTTACCAATTAGTTAAAAGAATAAAGGCTCTCTTTGACCCCAATAATATTTTAAACCCCGGCATTTTGGAAGGCTATAGATAG
- a CDS encoding AraC family transcriptional regulator has translation MSYKRDMERCRDYIETHIREDITPRGLAKLLGYSFYHFCHVFRICNDMPVGVYLRRRRLQRALDTLGQGARITDIALDFGFETPSGFAKAFQKEFGMSASAYRKMLLQQNEFDTKGGMVMNVQFKRKDGFKAVGYSIAPEDRKVAKEAKLSDLGAYWLYADFSSVSQEEYAGLAKSEDADQIGMWFQPEQENDDLRYFLGLVVEDFAYVPRGMAPLEIPAADYAVFTTDPADLANDKPAFGKEIQKTWKYIFEEWFEQSGYAFDQDKSAFEFYCSANGNIDSTNAVAEIYIPIKKL, from the coding sequence ATGAGTTATAAAAGGGATATGGAACGGTGCCGCGATTATATTGAAACTCATATCCGCGAGGACATCACTCCGCGCGGATTGGCTAAGCTTCTGGGCTACTCTTTTTATCATTTCTGTCATGTGTTTCGCATCTGCAACGATATGCCTGTTGGCGTATATCTGCGGCGCAGGCGTTTGCAGCGGGCCCTGGATACGCTCGGCCAAGGAGCCCGGATCACCGACATTGCCTTGGACTTCGGTTTTGAAACGCCGTCGGGTTTTGCCAAGGCGTTTCAAAAGGAATTCGGCATGAGTGCAAGCGCATACAGAAAAATGCTGCTTCAGCAAAATGAATTTGATACGAAAGGCGGAATGGTTATGAACGTTCAATTTAAAAGGAAAGATGGTTTTAAAGCAGTGGGTTACTCTATTGCCCCGGAAGATCGGAAAGTAGCCAAGGAAGCTAAATTATCCGATTTAGGCGCCTACTGGCTTTATGCCGATTTTTCTTCCGTTAGCCAGGAAGAATACGCCGGACTGGCCAAAAGCGAAGATGCCGATCAAATCGGCATGTGGTTCCAGCCTGAACAGGAAAACGACGATCTGCGCTATTTTTTGGGACTCGTGGTGGAAGACTTTGCTTATGTTCCCCGGGGAATGGCGCCTCTTGAAATTCCTGCGGCCGATTATGCCGTATTTACCACCGATCCGGCGGATCTGGCCAATGACAAGCCTGCTTTCGGCAAAGAGATTCAGAAGACCTGGAAATACATTTTCGAAGAATGGTTTGAGCAAAGCGGATATGCCTTTGACCAGGATAAATCTGCTTTTGAATTTTATTGCAGCGCAAACGGAAACATAGATTCTACAAACGCCGTAGCCGAGATTTACATTCCTATAAAGAAGTTGTGA
- a CDS encoding TAXI family TRAP transporter solute-binding subunit, with protein sequence MKIKFKGILPSLLAILLVICLSGCSSGGDSDSNDGGAEKQDKHFLSMGTGSSSGTYYYIGAGFANMVSKYYPEIQINAQSTAAAFENARLVANGEMDMGLICGGTLEFLAEEENLDLSNAALVAVGHRSDAHWITLKNSGIESFEDLRGKRVGVGPQGSATLILASIKTLEAGWGIKPGEYTPLYYDFGEIIRGLKEGTIDAGVVFAGFPLSSVMDLCSTHDVRFLEVTSEEIERIQAVQPYLQGITMPAGTYSDLDKDTQIYTANQRMICSKDLPEDVVYKFMKAIYEHPEERDQIHPQAALWNLEQALNGAESDPVEFHPGAVKFYKEKGVWSEK encoded by the coding sequence TTGAAAATTAAGTTTAAAGGTATTTTGCCATCATTACTAGCTATATTGTTAGTTATATGTCTGTCCGGGTGTTCTTCCGGCGGTGATTCCGATTCCAATGACGGGGGAGCTGAAAAACAGGATAAGCACTTCTTGTCCATGGGTACAGGCAGCAGCTCGGGTACTTATTACTATATCGGTGCCGGATTTGCAAATATGGTAAGCAAATATTACCCGGAAATCCAAATAAATGCTCAGTCAACGGCAGCCGCCTTTGAAAATGCAAGGCTAGTAGCTAATGGAGAAATGGACATGGGACTGATCTGTGGAGGAACTCTGGAGTTTCTGGCTGAAGAAGAAAACCTTGACCTTAGCAATGCAGCTTTAGTGGCTGTGGGTCACCGGAGTGATGCACACTGGATTACGCTAAAGAATTCCGGAATTGAAAGCTTTGAAGATCTCCGGGGCAAACGAGTGGGGGTCGGGCCGCAGGGAAGCGCTACATTAATACTGGCGTCAATCAAAACCCTGGAAGCCGGATGGGGTATCAAACCTGGGGAATACACCCCATTGTATTACGATTTCGGTGAAATTATCAGAGGTTTAAAGGAAGGGACCATTGACGCGGGGGTTGTTTTTGCGGGATTCCCTCTTTCCAGCGTAATGGATTTGTGTTCTACCCATGATGTTAGATTTCTTGAGGTGACAAGCGAAGAAATTGAAAGAATCCAGGCCGTGCAGCCTTATTTACAGGGCATAACCATGCCGGCGGGAACCTATTCCGACCTTGATAAAGATACACAGATCTATACGGCTAACCAGAGAATGATTTGCAGTAAAGACCTTCCGGAAGATGTTGTGTACAAGTTTATGAAGGCTATTTATGAACATCCGGAAGAAAGAGACCAAATTCACCCGCAGGCCGCGCTATGGAATTTAGAGCAGGCATTAAACGGAGCGGAATCAGACCCGGTTGAATTTCACCCCGGAGCTGTTAAATTTTATAAGGAAAAAGGAGTCTGGTCCGAAAAGTAG
- a CDS encoding queuosine precursor transporter, with protein sequence MRLFPILMALFVTILLVSNTVAVKITHVGPFYFDGATILFPIAYIFGDVLTEVYGYKRSRVVVWTGFFACIIMSLVYCLVGILPAAADWQQQNAYMAILGQTPRIVVASLVAYLCGEFINAYILSKMKIATKGRFLWTRTIGSTMVGQGVDTVLFVAIAFTGVISSNLLLYMIVSNYVFKTVFEILATPLTYAAVGFVKKAESVDYYDVDTDFNPFKVTFKDMV encoded by the coding sequence TTGCGCTTATTCCCTATTTTAATGGCTTTGTTTGTTACTATCTTACTGGTTTCAAACACTGTGGCGGTAAAAATAACTCATGTTGGACCTTTTTATTTCGACGGCGCAACGATTCTATTTCCAATAGCCTATATATTCGGAGATGTACTCACCGAAGTTTATGGGTATAAACGAAGCAGGGTTGTTGTATGGACCGGGTTTTTCGCTTGCATAATTATGTCACTGGTTTACTGTCTGGTCGGTATACTGCCGGCTGCCGCTGATTGGCAGCAACAAAATGCTTACATGGCAATTTTAGGCCAGACACCAAGGATAGTAGTGGCAAGTTTGGTTGCCTACCTTTGCGGCGAATTTATTAATGCCTATATACTTTCTAAAATGAAAATCGCCACCAAAGGAAGATTCCTTTGGACCAGGACTATTGGCTCGACAATGGTGGGCCAGGGGGTAGACACAGTTTTATTCGTTGCTATAGCATTTACAGGCGTCATATCGTCCAATCTTTTGTTGTACATGATAGTGTCAAATTACGTATTTAAAACGGTCTTTGAGATTTTGGCCACTCCCTTAACGTATGCTGCCGTTGGATTTGTTAAAAAAGCTGAATCCGTTGATTATTACGACGTAGATACTGATTTCAATCCCTTCAAAGTTACCTTTAAAGACATGGTCTAA
- a CDS encoding RNA polymerase sigma factor, whose translation MPELRELSEQGDCSKQLVDFLYNIGYRLTGSHQQTEELVKDVFNVPNKDAAFSLNIDTALRSMCISYIKKVDDQHQHSTMLKGNSKNKIQVALLTLSPLQRLVLVLREIVRINYSEIAEITGMDKTTVTRLLSSGRWTLRKHLAPPPGQSTLTEKYNIAK comes from the coding sequence GTGCCCGAATTGAGAGAGCTGTCGGAACAAGGCGATTGTTCCAAGCAATTAGTAGATTTTCTATACAACATAGGTTATAGGTTAACCGGCAGTCACCAACAAACCGAGGAATTGGTTAAGGATGTATTTAACGTACCCAATAAAGACGCGGCATTCAGCTTAAATATAGATACAGCCTTGCGCAGCATGTGTATAAGCTATATAAAAAAAGTTGATGATCAACATCAACACAGCACAATGCTAAAAGGTAATAGTAAAAATAAAATACAAGTTGCTCTTTTGACACTGTCGCCTTTACAAAGGTTGGTATTAGTTTTGCGAGAAATCGTAAGAATAAATTACTCTGAGATAGCGGAGATAACCGGCATGGATAAAACAACTGTAACCCGGTTGCTCAGTTCGGGACGGTGGACTTTGCGGAAGCATTTAGCTCCGCCTCCGGGTCAAAGCACGCTAACTGAGAAATATAATATAGCCAAGTAA
- a CDS encoding TRAP transporter fused permease subunit → MEKLKASITGCKAVFGSTIQEKIIVSLALILSIFQLCTGYFQLEAMDQRTIHLMLGYLLIFLIYNFKGTKDGKKISITGVIFGLTYLFISIYFLLTWDQRLGTTGLKLDLKDFILGAVILVLTLEGARRVIGSILPVMCVLIFLFAVCGEVMPGIFAHKNYPVERIISSMTLKTDGLYGELTGLSATYIYLLVLFGVIYNKSGAGKFFMDFALSLAGHLRGGIAKVAIIASALFGMISGSGVANTAATGNMTIPTMKQEGYAPYFAGAVVAAAGSGGLIMPPIMGSAVFVIMSILGIPYLEIITRCFIIAILFYLGIFIITDINSIKLDIKGKPKSQLPNTRLTVKEGWNYFLPPIVLVVCLMFNMTIIKASFFACISIPLAAGIRKSTRMSLPEFLAALRDGAISSTHVIAILSVASVAVGLVNFTGLGLMISTILIKLSSGNLFILLILTMVASIILGMGVPPVAAYVVLSILVVPALIQLGVWPFAAHMFVFYFSVIAEISPPVAPNAYVACGIAGSPLMKTALTALRVSFPIIVLPYAFVYNNALLLEGNIFQIILSILFAVFSVLAISCVWENYCFGRLKWWNRLIFLAAGICLVVPCLQINLTGLFTVLFLGLYLKKASSKRHQLAC, encoded by the coding sequence ATGGAAAAACTAAAAGCATCTATAACCGGGTGCAAAGCGGTTTTTGGCAGCACTATTCAGGAGAAAATTATTGTATCGCTGGCATTAATACTCTCAATATTCCAACTTTGCACCGGTTATTTTCAGCTGGAAGCGATGGATCAGCGTACTATACACCTGATGCTGGGATACCTTTTAATATTCCTGATTTATAATTTTAAGGGAACAAAAGACGGTAAAAAGATTTCAATAACAGGTGTCATTTTTGGATTGACGTATCTGTTTATCTCAATTTATTTTCTCTTAACCTGGGATCAACGTTTGGGTACGACAGGCTTAAAACTTGACCTGAAAGATTTTATTCTGGGTGCTGTTATACTTGTATTGACTCTCGAAGGAGCCAGACGGGTTATTGGTTCAATTTTGCCGGTTATGTGTGTGCTGATATTTCTTTTCGCGGTATGCGGAGAGGTAATGCCGGGTATATTTGCCCACAAGAATTACCCCGTGGAACGCATCATTTCCAGTATGACGTTAAAAACGGACGGATTGTACGGTGAACTAACCGGTTTGTCCGCAACCTATATTTACTTACTGGTGTTATTTGGGGTTATTTATAATAAATCGGGCGCCGGTAAATTTTTTATGGATTTTGCCCTGAGTCTAGCCGGACATTTAAGGGGTGGGATTGCTAAAGTAGCCATTATCGCCAGCGCTCTGTTCGGAATGATTTCAGGCAGCGGCGTAGCCAATACGGCAGCTACCGGCAATATGACTATTCCTACCATGAAACAAGAGGGTTATGCACCGTATTTTGCCGGTGCCGTTGTGGCGGCCGCAGGTTCCGGCGGTTTAATTATGCCGCCCATTATGGGCAGTGCAGTGTTTGTTATTATGTCAATTTTGGGAATTCCATATCTTGAAATAATCACGCGTTGTTTTATTATTGCCATTCTTTTTTATCTGGGTATATTTATAATTACCGATATCAATTCCATTAAATTAGACATCAAGGGAAAACCTAAAAGCCAATTACCTAATACCAGATTGACAGTGAAGGAAGGCTGGAACTATTTTCTTCCGCCGATAGTACTTGTTGTATGTTTAATGTTTAATATGACTATCATCAAGGCGTCGTTTTTTGCCTGTATATCTATACCGCTTGCGGCGGGCATCAGAAAATCCACGCGCATGAGCTTGCCCGAGTTCCTGGCTGCCCTGCGGGACGGCGCCATCAGTTCCACCCATGTTATAGCCATTCTTTCTGTTGCCAGTGTTGCAGTGGGTTTAGTTAATTTCACCGGGCTGGGTCTGATGATATCTACAATTTTAATCAAGCTCTCCAGTGGTAATTTATTCATACTCTTGATACTTACCATGGTCGCTTCTATAATACTTGGTATGGGAGTTCCCCCGGTTGCCGCGTATGTAGTACTTTCCATACTGGTTGTCCCGGCGCTGATACAATTGGGCGTATGGCCTTTCGCCGCGCACATGTTTGTTTTCTATTTCTCAGTTATTGCAGAGATAAGTCCGCCTGTGGCTCCCAATGCCTACGTTGCCTGCGGAATAGCGGGGTCACCATTGATGAAAACGGCGCTTACGGCTTTGCGTGTATCTTTTCCAATTATCGTACTTCCATATGCGTTTGTATATAATAACGCCCTTTTATTGGAAGGCAATATTTTTCAAATAATACTAAGTATTTTATTTGCTGTTTTTTCGGTCTTGGCAATTTCCTGTGTATGGGAAAATTATTGTTTCGGCAGATTAAAGTGGTGGAATAGGCTTATCTTTCTGGCAGCCGGTATTTGTTTGGTAGTGCCATGTTTACAAATAAACCTTACAGGTCTCTTTACTGTGCTTTTCCTGGGATTATATTTGAAAAAGGCAAGTTCTAAGCGGCATCAGCTTGCTTGCTAA
- a CDS encoding GntR family transcriptional regulator, translated as MDEKDKKVTAYEIACTEIKKSIISGFYKSGDRLIEQDIAERLNLSRTPVREALKHFEIEGFLVREPYKGMIVRRFDIREIINYYQVRSVLEALCAYLVTRNADDQLKEYLISNIFLSKKAIEDKDYKLLAQLNNDFHAKLANASENDMLLQMLEKLRVYSSIMRISIWSIPDRPKTAVEEHENIVNGIVKGKKFLAAKKSIDHMVSSFKYAKLILS; from the coding sequence ATGGACGAAAAAGATAAAAAAGTTACTGCATATGAGATTGCCTGTACGGAAATTAAAAAATCGATAATATCGGGGTTCTATAAATCGGGAGATCGTTTAATCGAGCAGGATATTGCGGAAAGGCTGAATCTTAGCAGAACACCGGTAAGGGAAGCGTTAAAACACTTTGAAATAGAGGGTTTTCTGGTTAGAGAACCATACAAGGGGATGATAGTAAGAAGGTTTGACATCCGGGAAATTATCAACTACTACCAGGTCAGGTCGGTTTTAGAGGCTTTATGTGCTTATTTGGTAACCAGAAATGCAGATGACCAGTTAAAAGAATACTTAATTAGTAATATATTCCTTTCTAAAAAAGCAATAGAAGATAAAGACTATAAGCTTTTGGCACAGCTGAACAATGACTTTCATGCCAAACTGGCCAATGCTAGCGAAAATGATATGTTGCTGCAAATGCTGGAAAAATTAAGAGTTTATTCATCAATTATGCGCATTTCCATCTGGTCAATACCCGACAGGCCGAAAACAGCTGTTGAAGAGCATGAGAACATAGTAAATGGAATTGTTAAAGGTAAAAAATTTTTGGCAGCTAAAAAGTCTATTGACCACATGGTTAGTTCATTCAAGTATGCGAAGTTAATTTTATCGTAA
- a CDS encoding MmgE/PrpD family protein, translating to MQDMINDISSVYAKLGYKDFSSTVVDTTKKFILDTLGCGLAGTKAPGSAEVHALFASFGGKEEATLLGFGNKLPSPNAAFVNSVVSHALDLDDTLDDAAMHCYVSAWPAALALAEARKASGRQLITAVILGVDMSCRLGTAINTPLSWIRTATCGSFGAAAAAAKILNLSEEKTRNAFGVAYSQTSGNAQCLLDGGLSKRLQPAFSTKAGVLSSLLAEIGITGARNVLEGKFGFFNLYERGYYDRQKCLAGLGEDFFGMKLSIKPYPSCRMTHSSIDAALAIKEKSQFSFKEVDRVEVFVAKMCREMVGQPFEVRQNPQVDAQFSIPYTVSVALAKGKPFIDDFSESVIRDRERKMMAKKINVLVDDTIDARDLKPATINVYLNNGEVLKHRIDVLKGHPENPLSWDECIDKFKKCAAAGIKQYSKDQVDRLIDTILSLENIDNAGEIFGRIFGE from the coding sequence ATGCAGGATATGATCAATGATATTAGCTCGGTATATGCAAAATTGGGATATAAGGACTTTTCATCGACGGTTGTGGACACCACAAAAAAATTCATTTTGGATACCCTTGGCTGCGGTCTTGCCGGCACAAAAGCACCCGGAAGCGCAGAGGTTCACGCTCTTTTTGCATCTTTTGGCGGTAAAGAAGAAGCTACCCTGCTGGGTTTTGGAAATAAGCTGCCCAGCCCGAATGCCGCGTTTGTAAACAGCGTCGTCAGTCATGCTTTGGACTTGGATGATACATTGGATGATGCGGCAATGCATTGTTACGTTAGTGCCTGGCCTGCCGCGCTTGCACTGGCTGAAGCCAGAAAAGCCAGCGGCAGGCAATTAATTACTGCTGTAATATTAGGGGTTGACATGAGTTGCCGGTTGGGTACGGCCATCAATACCCCATTGAGCTGGATTCGCACGGCAACCTGCGGTTCTTTCGGGGCTGCCGCTGCTGCCGCGAAAATATTAAATTTATCAGAGGAAAAAACGCGCAACGCATTTGGTGTTGCTTACAGTCAGACATCGGGAAACGCCCAGTGTTTGCTGGACGGCGGACTCAGCAAAAGGTTGCAGCCCGCATTTTCCACTAAGGCCGGAGTCTTATCGTCTTTACTGGCTGAAATCGGAATTACCGGTGCACGCAACGTTTTAGAGGGTAAATTTGGCTTTTTTAACTTATATGAACGTGGATATTATGACAGGCAAAAATGTCTGGCAGGTTTGGGGGAGGATTTTTTTGGCATGAAATTAAGCATTAAGCCATACCCGTCCTGCCGTATGACTCACTCTTCCATTGATGCCGCACTGGCGATAAAAGAAAAGTCTCAATTTTCATTTAAAGAAGTTGACAGGGTGGAAGTGTTTGTTGCCAAGATGTGCCGGGAAATGGTGGGTCAGCCGTTTGAGGTCCGTCAGAACCCGCAGGTAGATGCACAGTTCAGTATACCTTACACTGTGAGTGTTGCACTTGCCAAAGGGAAACCGTTTATTGATGATTTTAGCGAATCGGTTATTCGAGACCGGGAAAGAAAGATGATGGCGAAGAAAATCAACGTTCTGGTAGACGATACCATTGATGCAAGAGATTTAAAACCTGCCACAATAAATGTATACCTTAATAATGGAGAGGTGCTCAAGCATAGGATTGATGTTTTGAAAGGACACCCGGAAAATCCTTTAAGCTGGGATGAATGTATTGATAAATTTAAAAAATGTGCGGCGGCCGGGATTAAACAGTATTCTAAAGATCAAGTCGACAGATTGATAGATACGATCTTAAGTCTGGAAAACATTGATAACGCGGGAGAAATATTTGGCCGAATATTTGGTGAGTAG